The genomic window GCAGGAATTTTAATGCTCTAAATGAGGTGGTAATCTCAAAGGGAGGCATGCTCACAAAGCTGGTCAGGATAGGGGTGTATTCTAATGGTGAATATGTAAATACCTACAGAGCTGACGGTGTAATAGTAGCTACCCCAACAGGTTCTACAGCTTATTCTCTTTCTGCAGGGGGGCCGATAATAAAGCCGAATATCAAGGCGATGCTCATAACCCCAATTGCCCCTCACAATCTGAGTACAAGGCCTGTGGTTGTAGACGGAGATGAGGAGCTAGAATTTATAATAGAGGATATGGAAAGAGTCGGCTATCTCACAGTAGACGGAGAAAAGTCCTTTAAAATATCCTATGGGGAGAAGGTAGGAGTTAGATATTCAGACAAGACCCTGAAGCTGGTTCTGCCTGAAAACAGAGATTATTATGGAGTTTTGAGAGAAAAACTTAAGTGGGGAGATAGATTATGTTGAGGGAACTGAGAATAGAAAACCTTGCTATAATAGAGGAACTTGAGTTGGAGTTCGGAGCTGGCCTCATAACACTGACTGGAGAGACTGGTGCCGGAAAATCTATAATACTAAGTGGTATAAATCTTCTCATAGGAGAAAAGGCAAATATAGAGATGCTCCGAGATGGAGAGGAATATCTCATGGCAGAAGGGATATTTGAGACTAGTGACTACCAGACAGAGGAGCTAAAAGAATTAGGTATAGAGGTAGAAGAGGGAGAGCTCATAGTTAGAAGGGAGCTTGATAAAAACGGCAGGGGGAAGGCCTTTGTAAATGGTAAAAGAGTCCCAGTATCAAGTCTGAAACAGATAATGGGAACTCTCGTAGATCTAGTGGGTCA from uncultured Ilyobacter sp. includes these protein-coding regions:
- a CDS encoding NAD(+)/NADH kinase; the encoded protein is MKKVCLIYNRDKVEALEFYRKTKKYFIENGLAIYPLEDAWQCDFAVVIGGDGTLLKAAKELIENPNIFVIAVNMGSLGFITEIKEQEAFDTYDRVLDGEYQLEKRRVLEITLGGRNFNALNEVVISKGGMLTKLVRIGVYSNGEYVNTYRADGVIVATPTGSTAYSLSAGGPIIKPNIKAMLITPIAPHNLSTRPVVVDGDEELEFIIEDMERVGYLTVDGEKSFKISYGEKVGVRYSDKTLKLVLPENRDYYGVLREKLKWGDRLC